In a single window of the Pseudohongiella acticola genome:
- a CDS encoding GntR family transcriptional regulator, protein MTVPELRNSSQTLSDGAFERIQNAIVKGDIAPGTRLSEQYLSTTFGIGRGPLREAIRRLEGRRLVVRIPHAGIRVASLSYEELIELYYVREALEGMACRLAAQNMSADEIAGMREVLAMHENHSGLKHNESYYQQEGDLDIHYLIIQGSKNSTLSDMLCGDLYHLLRMYRYRYSATPKRPKQAFAEHHRIIEAIADGDGELAELLMRRHISASRRNIERRLLAQSNDGTTPGEMTL, encoded by the coding sequence TTGACCGTTCCCGAGCTTCGAAATAGCAGCCAGACACTGTCTGATGGCGCCTTTGAACGTATCCAGAACGCCATTGTCAAAGGGGATATCGCCCCGGGTACACGCCTGAGCGAGCAGTACCTGAGCACAACCTTCGGTATTGGCCGTGGGCCGCTGCGGGAAGCAATCCGCCGCCTCGAGGGCCGGAGGCTGGTCGTGCGCATACCGCACGCGGGTATTCGTGTGGCCTCGCTCAGTTATGAAGAATTGATTGAGCTGTATTACGTGCGTGAAGCCCTTGAAGGCATGGCATGTCGACTGGCAGCCCAGAACATGAGCGCTGACGAAATTGCCGGCATGCGAGAAGTTCTGGCCATGCATGAGAACCATAGCGGCCTGAAGCATAACGAGTCCTATTATCAGCAGGAAGGCGATCTGGATATTCATTACCTGATTATTCAGGGTAGTAAAAACAGTACACTCAGCGACATGTTATGTGGTGACCTTTACCATTTGCTGCGCATGTATCGATACCGTTATTCGGCAACGCCCAAGCGACCGAAACAGGCGTTTGCCGAACATCACCGCATCATCGAAGCCATTGCCGATGGCGATGGTGAATTGGCAGAGTTGCTGATGCGACGCCATATCAGCGCATCGCGCCGCAACATCGAACGTCGTTTGCTGGCTCAGTCGAACGACGGCACAACACCAGGAGAAATGACCCTATGA
- a CDS encoding alpha/beta fold hydrolase has translation MTLFRTLLCFITLAAATTIFAAPVSNNFTTSDGVDIHYLTDGDQGSPVVLVHGFTSSAQGNWYNTEIAQQLAEYHRVIAIDMRNHGDSETVQEREPGIVRDVLELLDHLELDKVHMHGYSMGGATTLAILAYAPERLITASAGGMGVGDLPGNIAPHADFDWDQALADRVPVQFPIDLTQVEIPVMTINGSDDAPFPKTVRMTRELKNYTNFILPGYGHMNAMRPGTGYAERLVFFITQND, from the coding sequence ATGACCCTCTTCCGCACCCTTCTTTGTTTTATCACTCTGGCAGCAGCAACAACCATCTTCGCAGCGCCAGTATCAAACAACTTCACAACTTCCGACGGCGTGGATATCCACTACCTGACCGACGGTGACCAGGGCAGCCCTGTGGTGCTGGTACACGGCTTTACGTCAAGCGCGCAAGGCAACTGGTACAATACCGAAATCGCACAACAACTGGCGGAGTACCACCGTGTCATCGCCATCGACATGCGCAACCATGGTGACAGTGAAACGGTGCAGGAACGCGAACCCGGCATTGTCCGAGATGTACTGGAGTTGCTCGATCATCTGGAGCTGGATAAAGTGCATATGCACGGCTACTCCATGGGCGGCGCCACCACACTGGCCATTCTGGCCTATGCGCCGGAACGCTTGATCACCGCCAGCGCCGGAGGCATGGGCGTCGGCGACCTGCCTGGCAATATCGCGCCGCATGCCGACTTTGACTGGGATCAGGCCCTCGCTGACCGAGTGCCGGTGCAGTTTCCCATTGATCTGACGCAAGTTGAGATACCGGTGATGACCATTAATGGCTCAGACGATGCACCCTTCCCCAAAACCGTGCGCATGACCCGTGAACTGAAAAACTATACCAACTTCATCCTGCCCGGTTATGGACATATGAATGCCATGCGACCAGGCACGGGTTACGCAGAGAGGCTGGTGTTCTTTATCACTCAGAACGACTGA
- a CDS encoding M28 family peptidase, translated as MAWIRPIRYCMPVAVAVCLTTAFNPALAQTVESPWYDIPLPPTFEAHNLPAIAGTRGPAPAVVPEGEEQYVELAGQRLLQDLRAIIEFSHQSRQQQELGGNQMWGRVSGFPSGKASADWAAQQFRDAGIDQVETQTFTQNQDASLWLPVQWEVRLIGNNIAGAGSKDVVLTTAVALAPSQIPDGTLEAPLIYVGTARPAELAHMDVSGKIAIQHITPQAHLVFERSAAVPRAQDLMARGAVAVLNIIDQPGNEMARDLANCGGPCFNIGGRDGVFLGNVMDAAATRGHDGQLSARLSLQTSEHSGLTGYNVVAVVPGASEESIVVNAHLDAWYDGAGDNGDGVAVLMALARHFGQRQVELERTLVLIASAGHHTTGLNGPRNAVSMNPDLFDNSVLIFNLEHVAQRNFSPARSVLPDGYREFIADSGEAPIVAGITNSSPFLQDLFNEGVQRYGTNFVSGNSTMASGEGGGYRDAGKPIVTTMQAPPLYHTSGEVAEAISVPGMERMARFMAWFIKQVARAPNSEINP; from the coding sequence ATGGCCTGGATTCGCCCTATCAGATATTGCATGCCTGTCGCTGTTGCTGTCTGCCTGACAACAGCTTTTAATCCAGCACTGGCGCAGACAGTTGAGTCACCGTGGTATGACATTCCGTTACCGCCGACGTTTGAAGCTCACAATCTGCCTGCCATTGCCGGCACTCGCGGTCCGGCTCCCGCGGTCGTGCCTGAGGGCGAAGAGCAATATGTCGAACTTGCCGGTCAACGCTTGCTGCAGGACCTGCGTGCCATCATCGAATTTTCCCATCAAAGCCGCCAGCAACAGGAACTCGGCGGCAACCAGATGTGGGGTCGTGTGTCAGGTTTTCCGTCAGGAAAAGCCAGCGCCGACTGGGCAGCACAACAGTTTCGTGATGCCGGTATTGACCAGGTCGAGACACAAACCTTCACTCAGAATCAAGACGCCAGCCTTTGGCTCCCGGTGCAATGGGAGGTACGCCTGATCGGCAACAATATTGCCGGAGCTGGCAGCAAGGACGTGGTATTGACGACTGCTGTGGCGCTGGCGCCGTCACAGATACCCGATGGCACACTGGAGGCGCCGCTGATTTATGTCGGCACCGCCCGCCCGGCGGAACTGGCGCACATGGATGTAAGCGGTAAAATTGCCATCCAGCACATTACGCCTCAGGCGCATCTGGTCTTTGAGCGATCCGCTGCCGTGCCGCGTGCCCAGGACCTGATGGCTCGAGGCGCTGTCGCGGTGCTGAACATTATCGATCAACCCGGTAACGAGATGGCGCGCGACCTCGCCAACTGTGGTGGTCCCTGCTTCAATATCGGTGGCCGCGACGGGGTGTTTCTGGGCAATGTCATGGACGCAGCCGCGACCCGTGGCCATGACGGCCAGTTAAGCGCCCGTCTGTCCCTGCAAACCAGTGAGCACAGTGGCCTGACCGGATACAATGTTGTCGCGGTGGTTCCGGGCGCCAGCGAGGAAAGCATTGTGGTCAATGCGCATCTGGACGCATGGTATGATGGTGCCGGTGACAATGGCGATGGTGTAGCCGTATTAATGGCGCTGGCTCGCCACTTTGGACAGCGGCAGGTCGAACTGGAGCGAACGCTGGTGTTGATAGCAAGCGCCGGGCATCATACGACTGGTCTGAATGGCCCACGTAATGCGGTAAGCATGAATCCGGACCTGTTCGACAACAGTGTGCTTATTTTTAATCTGGAACACGTGGCACAACGAAATTTCTCACCAGCGCGAAGTGTGCTACCGGATGGTTACCGTGAATTCATTGCCGACTCAGGTGAAGCACCCATTGTCGCCGGCATTACCAATTCATCGCCGTTCCTGCAGGACCTGTTTAACGAGGGTGTGCAACGTTACGGTACCAATTTTGTTTCCGGCAACTCTACCATGGCCAGCGGCGAAGGCGGAGGCTACCGGGATGCCGGCAAACCCATAGTCACGACCATGCAGGCACCGCCGCTTTACCATACCAGTGGTGAAGTGGCCGAAGCCATTTCGGTCCCGGGCATGGAGCGCATGGCCCGTTTTATGGCCTGGTTTATCAAACAGGTAGCCCGGGCGCCAAACTCAGAGATCAATCCCTAA
- a CDS encoding enoyl-CoA hydratase/isomerase family protein, with product MQYGDVNVTLENHVAVVTIQRPPYNFFDVALIENLADAFAAMDEDTECRALVLAADGKAFCAGANFSSGPSVLEQSDGKGRNPLYVAAVRLFSNKKPVVGAIHGAAIGGGLGLALVPDFRVTCPEASFAANFSKLGFHPGFGLTHTLPSIIGQQKAALMFYTGRRIKGDQAHEWGLADVLTSADQVRSEAVRLAQEIASCAPLAVMSVRATLRQGLTEMLTAVTDHEASEQDWQRLTEDFKEGVASVAERRPGEFKAR from the coding sequence ATGCAATACGGAGACGTTAACGTCACCCTGGAAAATCACGTTGCGGTCGTGACCATTCAACGCCCGCCCTACAATTTCTTTGATGTCGCCCTGATTGAAAACCTGGCCGATGCGTTCGCTGCCATGGACGAAGACACCGAGTGCCGGGCGCTTGTGCTTGCCGCTGACGGCAAAGCCTTTTGTGCCGGTGCCAATTTTTCTTCAGGACCCTCCGTGCTGGAGCAGTCAGACGGAAAGGGGCGCAACCCACTGTATGTGGCGGCAGTGCGCCTGTTCAGTAACAAAAAACCGGTGGTCGGCGCCATCCACGGCGCAGCGATCGGTGGCGGTCTGGGCCTGGCGCTGGTGCCTGATTTCAGGGTGACCTGCCCTGAAGCCAGCTTTGCTGCCAATTTCAGCAAACTGGGGTTTCATCCCGGTTTTGGCCTCACGCATACCCTGCCCTCGATAATCGGACAACAAAAAGCCGCCCTGATGTTCTATACCGGGCGCCGCATTAAAGGTGACCAGGCCCATGAATGGGGGCTGGCTGATGTTCTGACCAGCGCTGACCAGGTTCGTAGCGAAGCCGTAAGGCTGGCACAGGAGATCGCAAGCTGCGCGCCCCTGGCGGTGATGTCGGTACGCGCAACGCTACGCCAGGGCCTGACCGAAATGTTGACGGCAGTCACTGACCATGAAGCCAGCGAGCAGGACTGGCAGCGTCTGACCGAAGACTTCAAAGAAGGCGTGGCCTCCGTGGCTGAACGACGCCCCGGTGAGTTCAAGGCACGCTAA
- a CDS encoding DUF503 family protein codes for MSDLFRKLLAERESAPVSVTPTVGVVTLQFQLYGVDDLKAKRKVFNALRVIWGKEADLAVAETGDFEALDSATWSIVAVGGTAQQLTARLDQVEKAIAQKIDAPVVEVHREML; via the coding sequence ATGTCTGATCTGTTTCGCAAACTGCTGGCAGAACGGGAATCCGCACCCGTGTCAGTGACCCCGACTGTCGGTGTCGTCACCCTGCAATTTCAGCTCTATGGTGTTGACGACCTCAAGGCCAAGCGCAAGGTATTTAATGCGCTGCGTGTCATCTGGGGCAAAGAGGCTGACCTGGCAGTTGCAGAAACCGGCGATTTCGAGGCGCTGGACAGCGCCACCTGGAGCATCGTCGCTGTCGGCGGCACAGCGCAGCAACTGACCGCCCGGCTGGACCAGGTGGAGAAGGCAATCGCACAAAAGATAGATGCTCCTGTTGTTGAGGTCCACCGCGAGATGCTCTGA
- a CDS encoding Rid family hydrolase, with the protein MKSLKKFILAPTALVVGSLLAVSAPLAGAQEIERKGEGRHFYTTIRVPANAEFMYLSGSGASPMEDGTWGDMAQQTRDTFNGFKEKLEAEGWSMSDIIQVRAFAVSDDNDFLDFDGFNTAYREFFGTEENPMKPVRSFVEIEDLVVGGWLIEIEVRAARVP; encoded by the coding sequence ATGAAATCATTAAAGAAGTTTATACTCGCGCCCACTGCTCTGGTCGTGGGCAGCCTGCTGGCTGTTTCTGCTCCCCTGGCAGGTGCCCAGGAAATTGAGCGCAAAGGCGAAGGTCGCCATTTCTACACCACGATTCGTGTGCCTGCCAACGCTGAGTTCATGTACCTGAGCGGCTCGGGTGCCTCCCCCATGGAAGACGGCACCTGGGGCGACATGGCGCAACAGACTCGCGACACCTTCAACGGCTTCAAGGAGAAACTGGAGGCTGAAGGCTGGTCAATGTCGGATATCATTCAGGTACGTGCGTTTGCAGTATCCGATGATAATGACTTCCTTGATTTTGATGGTTTCAACACGGCATACCGCGAATTTTTTGGTACTGAAGAAAACCCAATGAAACCCGTACGCTCGTTTGTTGAGATCGAAGATCTGGTCGTAGGTGGCTGGTTAATCGAAATCGAAGTGCGCGCTGCACGCGTTCCCTGA
- a CDS encoding YihY/virulence factor BrkB family protein translates to MAELKYWWHIVRDSAKLWVDCNAFNHAGALAFYTLFSLAPTVIIAVAVIGLVMGEQAAQGQIVAQFQDVMGTDAAALVEEAVTSSRVQSSGIFPAIAGIAALMIGATTVFAQMQYSLNALWGVQPRPSRNSILLFIRKRFFSLMVVLSIGFVMLVSLVLGVALRASLEFSSRFVPAVESLINSGELVLSFAVVTLLFATIFKVLPDVKLHWRQVIVGGMITALLFSLGRYGIAAYLAYTAPASAYGAAGAVVLILMWVYYSSLILFFGAAFTKTHLLAQGKQVRPRNTAVLVERSLLL, encoded by the coding sequence TTGGCTGAACTGAAATACTGGTGGCATATCGTTCGTGACTCGGCAAAACTCTGGGTTGACTGCAACGCCTTCAATCATGCCGGTGCGCTGGCGTTCTACACGCTTTTTTCCCTGGCTCCAACAGTTATTATCGCGGTGGCGGTGATTGGCCTGGTTATGGGTGAACAGGCTGCCCAGGGGCAGATAGTTGCCCAGTTTCAGGACGTCATGGGCACCGATGCGGCGGCTCTGGTCGAAGAAGCAGTCACCAGTTCTCGTGTACAAAGCAGCGGCATTTTTCCGGCGATCGCGGGGATTGCCGCACTGATGATTGGTGCGACCACGGTGTTTGCACAGATGCAGTATTCACTCAATGCACTTTGGGGGGTGCAGCCCCGACCCAGCCGCAACAGCATTCTGCTTTTTATCCGCAAGCGCTTCTTTTCATTGATGGTGGTACTGTCCATCGGTTTTGTCATGCTGGTGTCACTGGTGCTGGGTGTCGCTCTGCGTGCCAGCCTGGAGTTCAGCTCGCGCTTTGTTCCTGCGGTAGAGTCGCTGATCAACAGTGGCGAACTGGTATTGTCGTTCGCAGTCGTTACCCTGCTGTTTGCCACCATATTCAAGGTACTGCCGGACGTTAAACTGCACTGGCGCCAGGTTATCGTTGGCGGCATGATAACTGCCCTGCTGTTTTCGCTGGGTCGGTACGGCATTGCCGCCTACCTGGCCTACACTGCGCCTGCGTCTGCTTATGGCGCCGCCGGTGCTGTGGTACTTATACTGATGTGGGTGTACTACTCTTCACTTATTCTGTTCTTCGGTGCGGCATTCACTAAAACCCATCTGCTGGCTCAGGGTAAACAGGTGCGCCCACGCAATACCGCCGTTTTGGTGGAAAGAAGCCTGCTGCTTTAG
- a CDS encoding cytochrome ubiquinol oxidase subunit I translates to MFDIDPFILARAQFAANISFHILFPSITMGLGWILLFFRLRFTATGDQHWENAYHFWVKIFALSFAIGVVSGITMSFQFGTNWPGFMERAGNIAGPLLGYEVLTAFFLEATFLGVMLFGKNRVSNRTHLLACALVAVGTSLSAFWILSLNSWMQTPTGYSLEDGVFYVDSWAAIIFNPSFPYRLAHMMTATLLTASFLVMGVSAWRMKRKVDGPATTKVFKAMVVMAMILAPLQVVIGDLHGLNTLEHQPAKIAAIEGVWETHNAVPFTVFGFPDETTRTTRFALEIPFAASWILTGDLNGEVLGLNEFPDQHPPVALVFWSFRIMVGMGLLMILVSWWAGWELFKRKQKPSTWLINAASWMAFSGWVAVLAGWYVTEIGRQPWIVYGLLSSAEVVADHGSGILLSTFTAYIALYLFILLSYVATLRYMATKPAASLLDMAQVPGQVTDHRTVTGD, encoded by the coding sequence ATGTTTGACATAGATCCGTTCATTCTTGCCCGGGCGCAGTTTGCCGCCAACATCAGCTTTCATATCCTGTTCCCTTCCATCACCATGGGGTTGGGCTGGATTCTCCTGTTTTTCCGTTTGCGCTTTACCGCCACCGGGGATCAGCACTGGGAAAACGCCTATCACTTCTGGGTGAAAATATTTGCCCTGTCCTTTGCCATCGGCGTGGTCTCGGGCATCACCATGAGCTTTCAGTTTGGCACCAACTGGCCCGGTTTCATGGAGCGAGCCGGCAATATTGCCGGGCCACTGCTGGGCTATGAAGTGTTAACGGCATTTTTTCTTGAAGCCACCTTTTTGGGTGTGATGCTGTTTGGCAAGAACCGGGTATCCAACCGGACACACCTGCTGGCATGTGCACTGGTGGCCGTGGGTACATCGCTGTCTGCTTTCTGGATATTGAGCCTGAACTCATGGATGCAGACACCGACCGGCTACTCGCTTGAAGACGGTGTATTTTATGTCGATAGCTGGGCCGCCATCATATTCAACCCTTCATTTCCCTATCGCCTGGCCCATATGATGACAGCCACGCTGCTGACAGCCTCCTTTCTGGTGATGGGCGTCAGTGCCTGGCGCATGAAACGCAAGGTTGATGGTCCAGCCACGACCAAGGTTTTCAAAGCCATGGTGGTGATGGCGATGATTCTGGCTCCGTTACAGGTCGTTATCGGTGATCTGCATGGGCTGAATACACTGGAACACCAGCCTGCCAAAATTGCGGCGATCGAAGGCGTCTGGGAGACTCACAATGCCGTTCCGTTTACCGTATTTGGTTTCCCCGACGAAACCACCCGCACCACCCGCTTCGCTCTGGAGATTCCGTTTGCCGCCAGTTGGATTCTGACCGGTGACCTTAATGGTGAAGTCCTCGGCCTAAACGAATTTCCGGATCAACACCCTCCCGTGGCGCTCGTGTTCTGGTCATTTCGCATCATGGTTGGCATGGGCCTGCTCATGATCCTGGTGTCCTGGTGGGCCGGCTGGGAGCTGTTCAAACGCAAACAGAAACCCAGCACCTGGCTTATCAATGCCGCCTCATGGATGGCGTTCTCAGGCTGGGTTGCTGTGCTCGCAGGCTGGTATGTCACCGAAATTGGCCGCCAGCCATGGATTGTCTACGGCCTGCTATCCAGCGCTGAGGTGGTCGCTGACCACGGCAGCGGCATCCTGCTGAGCACTTTCACCGCTTACATTGCCCTGTACCTCTTCATTCTGCTGTCTTATGTTGCAACCTTGCGCTATATGGCGACCAAGCCGGCAGCATCGCTGCTGGACATGGCGCAGGTACCAGGACAGGTCACTGATCATCGAACGGTAACGGGGGATTAA
- a CDS encoding cytochrome d ubiquinol oxidase subunit II: MDLEFWLPLFFASVMGLALLIYVVLDGYDLGIGLLLPFATDSDKDTMIASIGPFWDANETWIVLGIGILLIAFPQAHGQILTAMYIPVTLMLMGLILRGIAFDFRAKAVARRKDMWNAIFAIGSLITAVAQGWMLGTYITGLGTSAVSFLFSVLIAITLPALYILLGSAWLLIKTEDALFDKALRWAQKSIVPMGIALLLVSVATPLVSQTIADKWFSFPEALKLLPIPLLSSAIFAGLLWLLYDQKAIRAGKEWLLYAGLVILCLLAALGLAYSILPDIIIGQLTIWESASSTSSLLFTFWGTAIVLPTILVYTFFVYRIFSGKTTALTYE, encoded by the coding sequence ATGGATCTGGAATTCTGGCTGCCCCTGTTTTTTGCCAGCGTCATGGGGCTGGCACTGCTTATTTATGTCGTTCTCGATGGTTATGATCTGGGCATCGGCCTGCTGCTTCCATTCGCGACAGACAGTGACAAAGACACCATGATTGCCTCGATCGGGCCGTTCTGGGACGCCAACGAAACCTGGATTGTCCTCGGTATCGGCATCTTGCTGATTGCCTTCCCCCAGGCACACGGACAGATTCTGACGGCAATGTACATTCCGGTGACCCTGATGCTGATGGGCCTGATACTTCGCGGTATCGCGTTCGATTTCCGTGCCAAAGCCGTCGCCCGGCGCAAGGACATGTGGAATGCCATTTTTGCCATTGGCTCACTGATTACGGCAGTGGCGCAGGGTTGGATGCTGGGCACCTATATTACCGGCCTGGGAACATCTGCTGTCAGTTTTCTGTTTTCTGTACTGATTGCGATCACGCTGCCGGCACTCTACATTCTATTGGGGTCGGCATGGCTGCTGATCAAGACCGAAGACGCACTCTTTGACAAGGCACTGCGCTGGGCGCAGAAATCGATTGTGCCCATGGGCATTGCCTTGTTGCTGGTATCGGTGGCAACGCCGCTGGTCAGCCAGACCATTGCTGACAAATGGTTCAGCTTTCCGGAAGCACTTAAACTACTGCCAATCCCCCTGCTCAGCAGTGCAATATTTGCCGGCCTGCTGTGGCTGCTGTATGACCAGAAAGCCATACGTGCCGGCAAAGAATGGTTATTGTATGCCGGGCTGGTGATATTGTGTCTGCTCGCTGCGCTGGGTCTGGCCTACAGTATCCTGCCTGACATCATCATCGGGCAGCTGACGATCTGGGAATCTGCTTCCAGCACCTCTTCGTTACTGTTCACGTTCTGGGGTACCGCCATTGTTCTGCCCACCATTCTTGTCTACACATTCTTTGTGTACCGGATCTTCTCGGGCAAGACCACTGCCCTGACCTATGAATGA
- a CDS encoding ABC-F family ATPase, translating to MISTANLTMQFGPKPLFENVSVKFAQGRRYGLIGANGCGKSTFMKILGGDLTPTSGQVMLEPDVRLGKLRQDQFAYEKYSVIDTVIMGHEALWKVKSERDRIYNLAEMTEAEGMAVAELEEPFAEMDGYTAESRASELLLGLDIPLEQHEGPMSAIAPGWKLRVLLAQALFSDPDVLLLDEPTNNLDINTIRWLEQVLNQRNSTIIIISHDRHFLNAVCTNIADMDYGELRLYPGNYDDFMIASTQARERLLNENAKKKSQINELQAFVSRFSANASKAKQATSRARQIEKIQLEDVKPSSRVSPYIRFVENKKLHRQALIMENASKAYDNQLFAKLSLQIEAGERVAIIGPNGAGKTTLLRCLMNEVALDDGKLKWAEQADIGYFAQDHSAEFVEEIALFDWMKQWTKGDQQLVRSALGRMLFSNDDVNKHLPVLSGGEKARMMFGKFSLINPNVLLMDEPTNHLDMESIEALNLALENYPGTLIFVSHDREFVTSLATRIIDMQPSGLVDFKGNYEDYLRSLGVM from the coding sequence GTGATTTCCACCGCCAACCTCACCATGCAGTTCGGGCCTAAACCATTATTTGAAAATGTGTCCGTCAAATTCGCCCAGGGCAGACGTTATGGTCTGATCGGAGCCAACGGCTGCGGCAAATCCACCTTCATGAAAATACTCGGGGGGGACCTGACGCCGACCAGTGGCCAGGTCATGCTGGAACCTGATGTGCGCCTGGGCAAGCTGCGCCAGGATCAATTTGCCTATGAGAAATACTCGGTCATTGACACCGTTATCATGGGACACGAAGCATTATGGAAGGTAAAGTCCGAGCGCGACCGGATCTACAACCTGGCCGAAATGACTGAAGCCGAGGGTATGGCCGTTGCCGAACTGGAGGAGCCCTTCGCCGAGATGGACGGGTATACCGCCGAATCGCGCGCCAGTGAGTTATTGTTAGGTCTGGACATTCCGCTGGAGCAGCACGAAGGTCCGATGAGCGCGATTGCACCGGGCTGGAAGCTGCGCGTGTTATTGGCACAGGCACTGTTCTCGGACCCCGATGTGCTGCTGCTGGATGAGCCCACCAACAACCTGGACATCAACACCATCCGCTGGCTGGAACAGGTGCTGAACCAGCGTAACAGCACCATCATCATCATTTCGCATGACCGTCACTTTCTGAACGCTGTCTGCACTAATATTGCCGATATGGATTACGGCGAACTGCGCCTGTATCCGGGTAACTATGACGACTTCATGATTGCGTCAACGCAGGCTCGCGAGCGTCTGCTGAACGAGAACGCCAAGAAAAAATCACAGATCAACGAACTGCAGGCATTTGTCAGTCGTTTCTCGGCCAATGCGTCCAAAGCCAAGCAGGCCACGTCGCGGGCTCGCCAGATAGAAAAAATTCAACTGGAAGATGTCAAACCTTCCAGCCGGGTCAGCCCCTATATCCGGTTTGTCGAAAACAAGAAGCTGCACCGGCAGGCCCTGATCATGGAGAATGCCAGCAAGGCCTATGATAACCAGCTGTTTGCCAAACTGAGCCTGCAAATTGAAGCTGGCGAACGCGTTGCCATCATCGGCCCCAACGGCGCCGGTAAAACCACCCTGCTGCGCTGCCTGATGAACGAAGTTGCGTTGGACGATGGCAAGCTCAAGTGGGCCGAACAGGCAGATATTGGTTATTTCGCCCAGGATCACAGCGCTGAGTTTGTTGAAGAAATAGCGCTATTCGACTGGATGAAACAATGGACCAAAGGCGATCAGCAACTGGTTCGGTCCGCACTGGGGCGCATGCTGTTCTCCAACGATGACGTTAATAAACACCTGCCAGTCCTGTCCGGTGGTGAAAAAGCGCGCATGATGTTTGGCAAATTCAGCCTGATCAATCCCAACGTATTACTGATGGACGAGCCCACCAACCACCTGGACATGGAATCCATCGAAGCGCTTAACCTGGCGCTGGAGAACTATCCCGGCACGTTGATTTTTGTCAGCCATGACCGCGAATTTGTCACCTCGCTGGCAACACGCATTATTGACATGCAACCCAGTGGCCTGGTCGATTTCAAGGGCAACTATGAGGACTACCTGCGCAGTCTCGGTGTAATGTGA
- a CDS encoding dodecin produces MSDHHTYKKIEIVGSSTKSTDDAIRNAIKQASTSTRNLEWFEVTETRGHIVDGDVGHFQVTLKIGFRIENS; encoded by the coding sequence ATGTCTGATCATCACACCTACAAAAAAATCGAAATAGTTGGCTCATCAACAAAAAGCACGGACGATGCGATACGTAACGCCATTAAACAGGCCAGTACGAGCACAAGGAATCTCGAATGGTTTGAAGTGACCGAAACACGGGGTCACATTGTCGATGGCGACGTTGGGCATTTCCAGGTCACACTAAAAATCGGTTTCAGAATAGAAAACAGCTGA
- a CDS encoding SOS response-associated peptidase family protein yields MCGRFNVIDSPEVQVLLRHLGIVGGQLRFTPDAAPGALISIVHGSDEGVVLTDAIWWLLLDPQTLKPNYKYASFNTRWDKLNSKQSLGYAPYRQRRCIIPASAFVEGLGDKKTYHKIELQDEAIAFGGLYTHYVNKHTGESAYAASIITLGALPQWQTIHPKSMPLMLPVEDKKIMDAWLDPHDHDVTQFEALLQPEVRSTQVVTPIGKPSKWDAIGPSWTIPPSANDD; encoded by the coding sequence ATGTGTGGCCGCTTTAACGTTATAGATTCCCCTGAAGTCCAGGTGTTGCTCCGGCATCTTGGTATCGTGGGAGGGCAACTTCGCTTCACACCTGACGCTGCACCGGGAGCATTGATTTCCATTGTTCACGGCAGTGATGAAGGGGTGGTGCTGACTGATGCCATCTGGTGGCTGCTGCTGGATCCGCAGACGCTGAAGCCAAACTATAAATATGCCAGCTTTAACACCCGTTGGGACAAGCTGAACAGTAAGCAGTCGCTGGGCTACGCTCCGTACCGGCAGCGCCGCTGCATCATTCCTGCCAGTGCGTTTGTCGAAGGGCTGGGCGACAAAAAGACTTATCATAAAATCGAGCTGCAGGATGAAGCCATTGCCTTTGGCGGCTTGTATACACATTACGTCAATAAGCACACCGGGGAATCAGCTTACGCAGCCAGTATTATTACTCTGGGGGCATTGCCGCAATGGCAGACCATACATCCCAAATCGATGCCGTTGATGTTGCCAGTTGAAGACAAAAAAATCATGGATGCCTGGCTGGACCCGCATGATCATGATGTGACGCAATTCGAAGCATTATTGCAGCCTGAAGTTCGCAGCACCCAGGTTGTGACCCCAATCGGCAAACCCAGCAAATGGGATGCGATCGGGCCATCGTGGACAATACCGCCCTCAGCCAATGACGACTAG